From the genome of Miscanthus floridulus cultivar M001 chromosome 10, ASM1932011v1, whole genome shotgun sequence, one region includes:
- the LOC136489201 gene encoding uncharacterized protein codes for MARWLDEAPSAPAVTTFQFRLQHVQAPAVEPRRLVAENVDAAATEILRQVENNRNSNVFYFVGWQGWGASATLKAAVQRLKSPGSKFDKVIHLDCSVWKSRRALQKAIAEELELPQSVMSIFSRHDKEDEFNGMEESNRKEVREIYRHIYRRLADINRLAVVFHNGSGSYIDLNEFGIPLNPNFEGNMLLWTVQVRFRPSVAPNIRSINELNPGGVHLYGRLANTYPPYTYNDDYWELGHAKNGSLLWGFVHEEAKEVAQYTGAIDHMVVEACILYMWKLQGMDGLDWATHASNYWVCDGIIQGGSTEASAWKIGDALQRNIHLDWNWRHMRQAISSSTAHQHHHLARPPVICCPSSSKITSVPAEATSFFLSNYENEESPSRGGATADTAIPLPASVFEHSASSLHVLHLSQCTFRFASPPFLCCSNLRFLLLHRCEDDGTSITPEDKELDQSGAWRACFWKLRVLDLSYTDWCWLLSERMMNIMANLRELNVRGIKNWSTSDLPGGGSLVKLRVTDDNVADLPRSVGASCVDTQRLIFENSATLEQAVLVNNATYDVESEGATVNRLCNISFRGCAQLRSIMLRGLLGCLHDLDLSCTALETLDLREVEARGLKQLILLGCQKLRAILWPQGSSSIAATLDVFRMSTTTQSAALDQQSPHLCRWEENSKEANSASIIGSSSISASFDRDWYISVRDARLLRSLRAFHTSQYNSYPISRPARVEISSPPASGASVAAQGTSILQQPVHDVATAYAGDAITRNQLIQYEAAAAGDDGSDGEGAIRWIWDCPTTGTMHGHGWYIHVQEDDEQEGENESQGSTDGTRTMPPEFICQSANVLHVHDSWSITAGIPLSPDVSWDRLQWCRVEMCPRLRSVFTTFREKEFIRWRPSMTGSKIFPYMTTFWASRLPMAKYVWNWSLEGQPDGYDSSFRSLQFLHLDYCPRVILVLPLYKYMLLPRLETLEIVCCGDLREIFPLNTRPEEQEIVKNFPRLRRIHLHNLPMLHSICGRMMSAPMLETLIVTGCPALRRVPAVGGRLAQPPTVVCEKDWWDGLEWVGLEAKHHPSLFHPRHSRHYRKAKLLRGTVLR; via the exons ATGGCTCGCTGGCTAGACGAGGCGCCCAGCGCCCCAGCAGTTACGACCTTCCAGTTCCGGCTACAGCATGTCCAGGCACCAGCGGTCGAG CCAAGGAGGCTCGTGGCAGAGAACGTTGATGCTGCGGCTACAGAAATACTCCGTCAAGTGGAGAACAATCGCAATTCTAATGTGTTCTACTTCGTTGGCTGGCAAGGATGGGGGGCATCTGCTACTCTCAAAGCGGCAGTGCAGCGTCTAAAATCCCCAGGATCGAAGTTTGACAAGGTTATCCATTTGGATTGCTCAGTGTGGAAAAGCAGGAGGGCCCTACAGAAGGCCATTGCCGAGGAGCTAGAGCTCCCCCAATCAGTGATGTCCATCTTCAGCCGGCACGACAAGGAGGATGAATTCAACGGCATGGAAGAAAGCAATAGAAAGGAGGTACGGGAAATCTATAGGCACATCTACAGAAGGCTTGCCGACATCAATAGGTTAGCTGTGGTCTTCCATAACGGAAGTGGCAGCTACATTGACCTGAACGAGTTTGGTATCCCACTGAATCCAAACTTTGAAGGCAACATGCTGTTGTGGACAGTGCAAGTGAGGTTTAGACCCTCTGTCGCACCAAATATTCGCAGCATAAATGAACTGAATCCTGGTGGGGTGCACCTTTACGGTAGACTGGCAAATACCTATCCTCCATACACATACAACGATGATTACTGGGAACTCGGCCATGCTAAAAATGGCAGTTTACTGTGGGGCTTTGTGCATGAGGAAGCCAAGGAGGTTGCTCAGTACACCGGTGCCATCGACCACATGGTAGTGGAGGCATGCATCCTGTACATGTGGAAGTTGCAGGGCATGGATGGCTTAGATTGGGCTACCCATGCTTCAAACTACTGGGTTTGTGACGGCATTATACAAGGCGGTAGCACTGAAGCATCGGCTTGGAAGATTGGTGACGCACTGCAGAGAAACATACACTTGGATTGGAATTGGAGGCATATGCGCCAAGCCATTTCTTCCTCAACTGCTCACCAGCATCATCATTTGGCACGGCCGCCAGTGATTTGCTGCCCTTCATCCTCCAAGATTACCAGTGTGCCTGCGGAAGCGACTTCCTTTTTTCTGTCAAATTATGAAAATGAAGAATCTCCCTCTAGAGGAGGTGCTACTGCTGACACAGCAATACCATTACCAGCTTCTGTGTTCGAACATTCGGCCAGTAGTCTGCATGTGCTGCATCTCTCTCAATGCACCTTCAGATTTGCATCTCCACCCTTCCTCTGTTGCAGCAACCTAAggttcctcctcctccaccgttgCGAGGACGACGGCACAAGTATCACACCGGAGGACAAGGAGCTTGACCAGAGTGGAGCATGGAGGGCTTGTTTCTGGAAGCTGCGAGTATTGGATTTGAGCTACACAGACTGGTGCTGGTTGCTGTCAGAAAGGATGATGAACATAATGGCCAACCTCAGAGAGTTGAATGTAAGGGGAATCAAGAATTGGAGCACAAGTGATTTACCTGGTGGTGGCAGCCTTGTCAAGCTCCGAGTAACAGATGACAATGTTGCTGATCTGCCCAGATCCGTTGGCGCAAGCTGTGTTGACACACAACGATTAATATTTGAAAACTCTGCTACGCTGGAACAAGCCGTCCTCGTCAACAATGCTACTTATGATGTTGAAAGTGAAGGTGCTACGGTCAACAGGCTATGCAACATCTCCTTCCGTGGCTGTGCTCAGTTGAGGAGTATAATGCTGAGAGGATTGCTTGGGTGCCTCCACGACCTGGACCTCTCTTGCACAGCATTGGAAACCCTCGACTTGCGGGAGGTAGAAGCCCGGGGACTGAAGCAgctcatcctactaggctgccAGAAGCTTCGAGCAATACTGTGGCCACAAGGTTCATCGTCTATTGCTGCGACCCTGGACGTGTTCCGTATGAGCACCACCACCCAGTCCGCAGCATTGGACCAGCAATCACCGCATCTATGTAGATGGGAAGAAAATAGCAAGGAGGCCAACTCTGCATCTATCATAGGATCATCGTCTATTTCTGCATCCTTTGACAGAGACTGGTACATTTCTGTAAGGGATGCGAGACTCCTTCGGTCACTTCGAGCCTTTCACACCAGCCAATACAATAGCTATCCCATTAGCAGGCCCGCACGTGTTGAGATATCTTCACCACCGGCATCTGGTGCTTCTGTTGCTGCTCAAGGAACCAGTATCTTGCAGCAGCCTGTACATGATGTAGCAACGGCATATGCGGGAGATGCCATCACTCGTAACCAACTTATTCAGTAtgaggctgctgctgctggagatgATGGTAGTGATGGTGAAGGCGCAATCCGCTGGATCTGGGATTGCCCGACGACCGGGACGATGCATGGTCATGGCTGGTACATCCACGTACAAGAGGATGACGAGCAGGAGGGAGAGAATGAATCACAAGGCAGCACAGATGGAACACGGACTATGCCCCCTGAGTTTATATGCCAAAGTGCTAACGTTCTGCACGTACATGATAGCTGGTCCATCACCGCCGGCATCCCGCTGTCACCAGATGTATCATGGGACCGTCTTCAGTGGTGCCGAGTTGAGATGTGCCCGAGGCTGCGATCTGTCTTCACTACCTTCCGAGAAAAGGAGTTTATTAGGTGGAGGCCCAGTATGACTGGGTCCAAGATATTTCCATATATGACAACATTCTGGGCATCAAGGCTCCCGATGGCAAAGTACGTCTGGAACTGGAGTTTAGAAGGTCAGCCCGATGGCTACGACTCGTCGTTTAGGTCCCTGCAGTTCTTGCACCTCGACTACTGCCCTAGAGTCATCCTCGTGCTCCCCTTGTACAAGTATATGTTATTGCCTCGGCTTGAGACCCTTGAGATCGTATGCTGCGGTGATCTTAGGGAGATTTTCCCATTGAACACCAGGCCCGAGGAGCAAGAAATCGTCAAGAATTTCCCCAGGCTGCGGCGCATCCACCTCCACAACCTCCCGATGCTACACAGCATCTGCGGCCGCATGATGTCTGCACCGATGCTCGAGACTCTCATTGTCACGGGCTGCCCGGCCCTCAGGCGCGTGCCGGCCGTCGGGGGCCGCCTCGCGCAGCCACCCACGGTGGTGTGCGAGAAGGACTGGTGGGACGGCCTCGAGTGGGTTGGGCTGGAGGCGAAGCACCACCCTTCCCTCTTCCACCCCAGGCACTCACGCCACTACAGGAAGGCCAAGCTGCTCAGAGGCACCGTCCTCAG GTAA